The Sulfurospirillum halorespirans DSM 13726 genome has a window encoding:
- a CDS encoding M48 family metallopeptidase, whose protein sequence is MKNWYDNVFQFIKGKDSMLELLTLFYIVYLLIKLYAAFMEIGFVTNARSFKAIILSPANYAKAAAYKIASQKFSIVSTLFDFILFFGWITFGLSTLDATLIMGNEALRSVLLVMSFIAINYALSFPFDLYQTFGLDKKFGFSTIDVKTFILDQIKAALMFVILGGAFFWAMSAIIMAYDYWWFYGFLFAFVVILFINMIYPIVIVPLFNKLTPLEDKNLKSSIEALLQKAGLKSSGVFSLDASKRDNRLNAYFGGLGRSKRVVLFDTLIAKLEKHELLAVLGHELGHFKHNDILKNIASSALMLLLMFALFGNLPEELFDALHVNKSAGSVMILFLMFSPLLSFVLMPLFGLVSRYNEYKADEYGSECESQEALASALVKLADENKSFPLSHPLTIALYFTHPPLTERLKKLGMHFDEGAALAH, encoded by the coding sequence ATGAAAAACTGGTATGATAATGTCTTTCAATTTATCAAAGGAAAAGACTCTATGTTAGAACTCTTAACACTCTTTTATATCGTTTATCTTCTCATTAAACTCTACGCGGCATTCATGGAGATAGGTTTTGTAACCAACGCGCGCAGTTTTAAAGCGATTATTCTCTCACCTGCAAATTACGCCAAGGCGGCTGCGTATAAAATCGCTTCGCAAAAATTCTCTATTGTCAGCACATTGTTTGATTTTATCCTCTTTTTTGGCTGGATCACATTTGGACTCTCAACGCTTGATGCAACACTCATTATGGGCAACGAAGCCCTTCGTTCAGTACTCTTGGTAATGAGCTTTATTGCAATTAATTATGCTTTATCGTTTCCGTTTGATCTGTACCAGACCTTTGGGCTCGATAAAAAGTTTGGCTTTTCAACGATTGATGTCAAGACATTCATCCTTGATCAAATCAAAGCAGCATTGATGTTCGTGATTTTGGGTGGAGCCTTTTTCTGGGCGATGAGTGCGATTATTATGGCGTATGACTATTGGTGGTTTTATGGATTTTTATTTGCTTTTGTGGTTATTTTGTTTATCAATATGATCTATCCCATCGTGATCGTTCCTCTGTTCAATAAACTAACCCCACTTGAAGATAAAAATCTTAAAAGCTCCATTGAAGCCCTTTTGCAAAAAGCAGGGCTTAAGAGCAGTGGTGTGTTTAGCTTGGATGCGAGTAAACGGGACAACAGACTCAATGCTTATTTTGGAGGTTTAGGACGTTCCAAACGCGTTGTGCTGTTTGATACCTTAATCGCAAAGCTTGAAAAACACGAACTCTTAGCTGTTTTAGGACATGAATTGGGTCATTTTAAACACAACGATATTCTAAAAAATATTGCCTCCAGTGCGCTGATGCTGTTGCTTATGTTCGCACTCTTTGGAAACCTTCCAGAGGAGCTTTTTGATGCTTTACATGTAAACAAATCCGCAGGTAGTGTGATGATACTTTTCTTAATGTTTTCACCACTGCTCTCGTTTGTTTTGATGCCTCTTTTTGGGCTTGTGAGTCGCTACAATGAGTACAAAGCCGATGAGTATGGCAGTGAGTGTGAGAGCCAAGAAGCCCTTGCTTCAGCCTTGGTCAAATTGGCGGATGAAAATAAAAGTTTTCCTCTTTCGCATCCGTTAACGATCGCACTTTATTTTACCCATCCACCGCTTACGGAAAGACTTAAGAAGCTTGGAATGCACTTTGATGAAGGAGCGGCTCTTGCGCATTAA
- a CDS encoding methyl-accepting chemotaxis protein, with product MTIGKQLLAMLAIAIVGACTIFGISITKMDKVYEETNYVTVNSLPSVLSLSDAMLFGLRLRLVMWEHITQEDKEVNAKSKEGILGTLNDLSKELDQYGKLTSDAKDKAMLEKDLAAFEKFKVLVNDILKLSETGHKAEASIAFNKARPTLKVLTTALDEHMNYNLELAKTMASDAAHEKQSANTMMIIVVLLVVGTTIFLSIIIRNNIMQGVHLVRDSIGNFVRTKELHFRISYTKHNEIKEMVDSFNTLVETLELTIKDAKNSSNENASVSHELSTTSMQIGRNAEQSSTIVENTIHEIEAIKIFVQETATLSEGMKQSIATAGSRLENAKNEVISLRGEMDQASHSESALAQKLEQMSHDAEQVKQILTVISDIADQTNLLALNAAIEAARAGEHGRGFAVVADEVRKLAERTQSSLTEINATINVIVQSIVDSSEQMGRNAKNIQRLSTVSSGVETTILGTTQVMDESVNAVTISAQNSRKISQDTDKIVEMVTNINTLTSQNARSVEEIAAAADHLSRLAENLNNKLNQFQS from the coding sequence ATGACAATTGGAAAACAACTCTTAGCTATGTTAGCCATCGCTATAGTAGGAGCCTGTACTATCTTTGGTATTAGCATCACCAAGATGGATAAGGTTTATGAGGAAACGAATTATGTCACTGTCAATTCACTACCAAGCGTTCTTTCCCTCAGTGATGCTATGCTTTTTGGACTCCGCCTTCGTTTAGTCATGTGGGAGCATATTACGCAAGAGGATAAAGAGGTTAATGCAAAGTCCAAAGAAGGAATACTCGGTACTTTAAATGACCTCTCAAAAGAGTTGGATCAATATGGGAAACTGACGAGTGATGCTAAAGATAAAGCAATGCTAGAAAAAGACCTTGCAGCCTTTGAAAAATTTAAAGTCTTGGTTAACGATATTTTAAAGCTATCAGAAACAGGGCACAAAGCAGAAGCGTCTATCGCTTTTAATAAAGCACGCCCTACGCTAAAAGTCTTAACAACAGCGCTTGATGAACACATGAATTACAATTTGGAATTAGCGAAAACAATGGCATCGGATGCTGCACATGAAAAACAAAGTGCCAATACCATGATGATTATTGTCGTTTTACTTGTGGTTGGAACAACCATTTTCTTAAGTATTATCATCCGCAATAACATCATGCAAGGTGTGCATCTTGTACGTGATAGCATTGGTAATTTCGTTCGCACGAAAGAGCTTCATTTTCGTATCTCTTACACCAAACACAATGAGATTAAAGAGATGGTTGATAGTTTTAATACCTTGGTTGAAACGCTTGAACTTACCATTAAAGATGCAAAGAACTCTTCGAATGAAAACGCCTCTGTTTCACATGAGCTCAGTACCACCAGTATGCAAATAGGTCGTAATGCAGAGCAAAGCTCTACGATTGTTGAGAATACGATACATGAGATTGAAGCTATTAAAATCTTTGTACAAGAGACAGCAACACTTTCCGAAGGGATGAAACAGAGCATCGCTACAGCAGGAAGTCGCCTTGAGAATGCCAAAAATGAGGTTATTTCACTGCGTGGAGAGATGGATCAAGCCAGTCACTCCGAATCAGCCCTTGCTCAAAAATTGGAGCAGATGAGTCATGATGCGGAACAAGTCAAACAGATCCTTACGGTCATCTCTGACATTGCCGATCAGACCAATTTGCTAGCCCTTAATGCTGCCATAGAAGCTGCGCGTGCAGGTGAACATGGACGTGGGTTTGCAGTTGTGGCGGATGAAGTACGAAAGTTGGCTGAACGCACGCAAAGCTCGCTTACAGAGATCAATGCCACCATCAATGTCATTGTCCAATCCATCGTCGATTCATCCGAGCAGATGGGCAGAAATGCTAAAAACATTCAAAGGCTCTCCACGGTTTCGAGTGGTGTTGAAACGACCATTTTAGGAACCACACAGGTCATGGATGAGAGTGTTAATGCGGTTACGATCAGTGCTCAAAATTCTCGAAAGATTTCACAAGATACCGACAAGATCGTTGAGATGGTCACCAATATCAACACGTTAACCTCACAAAATGCCAGAAGTGTTGAAGAGATCGCAGCAGCAGCGGATCACCTTTCTCGCTTGGCTGAAAATCTTAACAACAAACTCAACCAGTTCCAATCCTAG
- the ftsZ gene encoding cell division protein FtsZ has protein sequence MNGFSIEESKCVYGAKIKVIGVGGGGGNMINHMVREGIEGIDLIAANTDAQALENCLAKTKIQLGKKGLGAGMRPDIGRESALESYEEIKSSLEKADIVFIASGFGGGTGTGAAPVVAQAAKEVGALTVAVVTRPFMFEGKKRAKLAELGINELRKESDSIVIIPNDKLLAIVDAKFGIKDSFKIVDDVLSRAVSGMSLVVLSSGQSDINVDFADVQTVMSHRGMALMGIGESTGEDAAMEAIKSAIESPLLDNLSINGALGVLVHFQIPSSYPITEISNAMQLILDCADEDADVIFGTTTSEDMEENSVKVTIVATGFENKVEASKELKMLNSNQESIKKERILRMKKVSGGYEGQDDYLDIPTYIRHQMD, from the coding sequence ATGAACGGATTTAGCATAGAAGAATCAAAATGTGTATACGGAGCTAAAATCAAAGTTATCGGTGTTGGCGGTGGCGGTGGTAATATGATTAACCACATGGTAAGAGAAGGTATCGAAGGTATCGATCTTATCGCAGCAAACACTGACGCACAAGCCCTTGAAAATTGTTTGGCTAAAACAAAAATTCAACTCGGTAAAAAAGGCTTAGGTGCAGGTATGCGCCCTGATATTGGTCGAGAATCTGCATTAGAGAGTTACGAAGAGATCAAAAGTTCTTTAGAAAAAGCTGACATTGTTTTTATCGCATCTGGTTTTGGTGGAGGCACTGGAACAGGAGCTGCACCTGTCGTTGCACAAGCGGCTAAAGAGGTCGGTGCATTAACCGTTGCTGTTGTGACACGCCCCTTTATGTTTGAAGGTAAAAAAAGAGCTAAACTGGCAGAACTTGGCATTAATGAACTGCGTAAAGAGAGTGATTCGATTGTCATCATCCCTAATGACAAACTTCTTGCTATTGTGGATGCAAAATTTGGTATCAAAGACAGTTTTAAAATCGTTGATGATGTTTTAAGTCGTGCTGTTAGCGGTATGAGTTTGGTTGTTCTTTCATCCGGTCAAAGTGACATCAATGTTGACTTTGCTGACGTACAAACCGTTATGAGTCATCGTGGTATGGCACTTATGGGAATTGGTGAGAGCACGGGTGAAGATGCAGCGATGGAAGCGATTAAGAGTGCTATTGAGTCCCCTCTACTTGATAACCTCTCCATTAACGGCGCTCTTGGCGTCTTGGTTCACTTCCAAATTCCTTCAAGCTATCCTATCACGGAAATCAGCAATGCAATGCAGCTTATTCTTGATTGTGCGGATGAAGATGCTGATGTTATCTTTGGTACAACTACCAGTGAAGATATGGAAGAAAACAGTGTCAAAGTGACCATTGTTGCAACAGGATTTGAAAATAAAGTCGAAGCATCAAAAGAGCTCAAGATGCTTAACAGCAATCAAGAATCAATCAAAAAAGAGCGTATTTTACGCATGAAAAAAGTAAGTGGTGGCTATGAGGGACAAGATGACTATCTTGATATCCCTACCTACATTAGACACCAAATGGATTAG
- the prmC gene encoding peptide chain release factor N(5)-glutamine methyltransferase, with protein MRINDLVRLGTEQLRDVTEIPQKEAMILLAEVLGKEISWIMGHSDDESGEHERFMELLERRARHEPLEYILGKASFYGRVFDVDSRVLIPRPETELLVDKAVELAKTLPEEAHIVEIGCGSGIVSIMLSLLLPKANITAVDLSRDALHVSVHNAQKHGVSDRIHFVEGSYLDGVTEKIDMLVSNPPYIANSEPLGIGLSFEPSLALYGGSRGDEMLCQIIDLFVQREVKALVCEMGYDQREPIALHVKEKGLNVSFYKDLAGLDRGFWIKEQQ; from the coding sequence TTGCGCATTAACGACCTCGTGCGTTTAGGGACGGAGCAACTTCGCGATGTCACAGAGATTCCTCAAAAAGAGGCGATGATCCTTTTGGCTGAAGTGTTGGGTAAAGAGATCAGTTGGATCATGGGGCATAGTGATGATGAAAGTGGCGAACATGAGCGTTTTATGGAACTTCTAGAACGCCGTGCACGCCATGAGCCTTTGGAGTATATTTTAGGAAAAGCCAGTTTTTATGGAAGAGTTTTTGATGTCGATTCACGCGTACTCATTCCAAGACCTGAAACGGAACTTCTGGTCGATAAAGCCGTTGAACTTGCCAAAACGTTGCCAGAGGAAGCACATATTGTCGAGATTGGTTGTGGGAGTGGCATTGTCTCTATTATGCTCTCTCTCCTGCTTCCTAAGGCTAACATAACCGCGGTTGATCTTTCCCGTGACGCTTTACATGTAAGCGTGCACAATGCCCAAAAACACGGTGTGAGCGATCGCATTCACTTTGTGGAAGGGAGTTATTTGGATGGGGTCACAGAAAAGATCGATATGCTCGTCTCCAATCCTCCTTATATTGCCAATAGCGAGCCTTTAGGCATTGGACTCTCTTTTGAGCCTTCATTAGCGCTGTATGGCGGAAGTAGGGGCGATGAGATGTTGTGTCAGATTATTGATCTTTTTGTGCAACGAGAGGTTAAGGCGTTAGTCTGTGAAATGGGATACGATCAGCGTGAGCCTATTGCTTTACATGTAAAAGAAAAAGGTTTGAACGTGTCGTTTTACAAAGATTTAGCAGGGCTAGATCGTGGATTTTGGATTAAGGAGCAACAATGA
- a CDS encoding DUF4149 domain-containing protein, which translates to MRSFMVIYLAMLGIAIGVEIAAGAFIAPVIFFPEKYLGEGVLSHFQSGILMTQVFLKMNLVIGFAALYSIIYEVQVFMMRKNYDFLSFFLSLMIVVGTGLFLYYYTPFIIHAQQLGATETITEAFATMHKQSEWVMKALMVAQFVLFIRRSWLSQK; encoded by the coding sequence ATGAGAAGTTTTATGGTGATTTATTTGGCGATGCTTGGCATTGCAATCGGTGTTGAAATTGCGGCGGGTGCGTTTATAGCACCAGTGATCTTTTTCCCAGAAAAGTATTTAGGTGAGGGCGTTTTGAGCCATTTTCAAAGCGGTATTTTGATGACACAAGTCTTCTTGAAAATGAACCTTGTCATTGGTTTTGCGGCACTTTACAGCATTATTTATGAAGTGCAAGTCTTTATGATGCGTAAAAATTATGATTTTCTCTCCTTCTTTTTATCGCTTATGATTGTTGTTGGGACAGGGCTTTTTCTTTATTACTATACGCCATTTATCATTCACGCGCAACAATTAGGCGCTACGGAGACAATAACCGAAGCGTTTGCTACGATGCACAAACAGAGTGAATGGGTCATGAAAGCTTTGATGGTAGCGCAATTTGTGTTATTTATCAGAAGGAGTTGGTTAAGTCAAAAATAG
- a CDS encoding peptidylprolyl isomerase, whose product MITWMQRHKKYLVITIWISTIAFVGAGFVGWGAYDMNTDRAASVAKVGHRTISVQEFQSAYASHYNFYNNLLGGKLTQEQADQMGLDKIVMNTLVNQALLLNYADEIGLVATKDDVKERLINTPTFQTDGVFNKELYYSILKANRINPSDYENGLEKEILNAKLENFFKLTPTPKEIDLFASAFFMEDRLSVAAVTLDANEVTLNEDAIKAYWDKNKSNYLTKKSYTLELLNLPASQAKFDDKTLEEFFALEKHNYIHPDGKLMSFEEAKTKVAVDLRLKNDKKSSLEAYLAFKKGELPASETKIIFDDDTTYPLDKIQVVAKDEVLKPVVIKDSYVIIKVKTIQFPEPMSYEMAKKDASRDLLEELKSAALEKKAVAKLENFTGSDIGFVSRDSVKSIAGLSEAKSAEFLSHVFDNTTKKGYKIIDGKAIVYEVLEQKLLNKDKAKQYVSMISENVLQVKQAELNQNLIKKLATAYKVEQYYKGK is encoded by the coding sequence ATGATTACCTGGATGCAACGTCACAAGAAATATTTGGTCATCACTATCTGGATTAGCACAATAGCGTTTGTAGGCGCTGGTTTTGTGGGATGGGGTGCTTATGATATGAACACAGATCGTGCCGCATCTGTCGCAAAAGTAGGTCATCGAACCATCTCTGTCCAAGAATTCCAATCCGCTTATGCAAGCCACTATAACTTTTACAACAATCTCTTAGGTGGTAAACTTACCCAAGAACAAGCCGATCAGATGGGTCTCGATAAAATTGTGATGAACACGCTAGTGAATCAAGCACTTCTTTTGAACTACGCTGATGAAATCGGCCTTGTTGCAACCAAAGACGATGTTAAAGAGCGCCTTATTAACACACCAACCTTTCAAACAGATGGCGTGTTTAACAAAGAACTCTATTATTCTATTCTGAAAGCCAATCGCATCAATCCAAGCGACTATGAAAATGGACTTGAAAAAGAGATTTTGAATGCAAAACTCGAAAACTTTTTTAAACTAACACCCACACCTAAAGAGATTGATCTTTTTGCATCTGCTTTCTTTATGGAAGATCGCCTCTCCGTTGCCGCTGTGACACTTGATGCCAACGAAGTGACACTCAATGAAGATGCCATTAAAGCCTACTGGGACAAGAACAAATCCAATTACCTTACGAAAAAAAGCTATACGCTTGAACTGCTCAATCTTCCTGCTTCTCAAGCCAAATTTGATGATAAAACGTTAGAGGAATTTTTCGCACTCGAGAAACACAACTACATTCATCCTGATGGGAAGCTGATGAGTTTTGAAGAGGCAAAAACAAAAGTTGCTGTTGACTTAAGACTTAAAAACGATAAAAAGAGTTCTTTAGAAGCCTATCTTGCTTTCAAAAAAGGTGAACTACCTGCAAGTGAGACTAAAATAATTTTTGATGATGACACCACCTACCCACTTGATAAGATTCAAGTAGTAGCCAAAGATGAAGTGTTAAAACCTGTTGTAATTAAGGACAGTTACGTTATTATCAAGGTGAAAACGATTCAATTCCCTGAGCCTATGTCTTATGAAATGGCGAAGAAAGATGCCAGTCGTGATCTTTTAGAAGAGCTTAAAAGTGCAGCATTAGAGAAGAAAGCTGTCGCCAAACTTGAAAACTTCACAGGAAGTGACATTGGCTTCGTTAGTCGTGATTCTGTAAAATCAATTGCAGGGCTTAGTGAAGCAAAAAGTGCTGAATTTTTAAGTCACGTTTTTGATAACACAACCAAAAAAGGTTATAAAATTATCGATGGAAAAGCCATTGTATACGAGGTTCTGGAACAAAAGTTGCTTAACAAGGACAAGGCTAAGCAGTATGTTAGTATGATTAGTGAAAATGTTTTACAAGTGAAACAAGCTGAATTAAACCAAAATCTTATTAAAAAGCTCGCTACTGCATACAAAGTCGAGCAATACTACAAAGGAAAATAG
- a CDS encoding ABC-F family ATP-binding cassette domain-containing protein codes for MALLDLIGISKAYETQKILTNVDFSLHEGERVAIIGKNGGGKSTLMKIVFGVLEADEGRRILQKNAKVGMLDQTPRFKEGMNVKEAIEEELKELKTARLRYEEVIKTLEHDYHNEALLAEQSQLVTFLDLHDAWSLDEKIEQVLQEFDLKQFEHSDVNLLSGGEQRRVTLAGLILQKPDILLLDEPTNHLDVYMVEFLEQMILKSKFTLLFISHDRYFIDHLATRTIEIDDGNVRSFEGGYENYLTCKELLILSLQKQHENLLKYLKGEEEWLRRGVKARLKRNEGRKQRVFELRESAKKNPSLVRKLKLELEREKHNFNGEKIINKQKMLFEMYNIDKKLGNKLLIKDFSTRILQKDRIAIVGKNGAGKSTLLKILLGDMSVDAGKFDKGEFKVGYFDQQRLMLDDNKNLIETFCPNGGDRVDVKGKNLHVFGYLKDFLFPKEDLNKKIGILSGGEKNRVALALLFSQEVDCLILDEPTNDLDIPTINILEEYIQSFGGAVIFVSHDRYFVDKIASKLYVFKGEGIIEESYQGYSEYLEIEKEIKELDAMEAIQEVSSEEKEEPKAQKAKESVPTKLSYKEQRALETLPLQIQTLEDEIIAIKKCLEDPECYQQIGLTKLSQNLEEKEARLEPLIEELLEIEEKVEMMQRG; via the coding sequence TTGGCACTTTTAGATTTAATTGGTATCAGCAAAGCCTATGAAACACAAAAAATTTTAACCAACGTTGATTTTTCTCTGCATGAGGGAGAACGTGTTGCCATCATTGGCAAAAACGGTGGGGGAAAATCAACCCTGATGAAGATCGTTTTTGGCGTATTGGAAGCAGATGAAGGGAGACGAATTCTTCAAAAAAATGCCAAAGTGGGCATGTTAGATCAAACCCCTCGTTTTAAAGAGGGAATGAACGTCAAAGAGGCGATTGAAGAGGAACTTAAAGAGCTCAAAACGGCGCGCCTTCGTTACGAAGAGGTTATTAAAACGTTAGAGCATGACTATCACAATGAAGCATTGCTAGCAGAACAATCGCAACTAGTTACCTTTTTAGATCTGCATGATGCGTGGAGTTTGGATGAAAAGATCGAGCAAGTTTTGCAAGAGTTTGATCTTAAACAGTTTGAACACAGCGATGTCAATCTTTTAAGCGGTGGCGAACAACGCCGTGTCACGCTTGCAGGTCTCATTCTTCAAAAACCCGATATTTTGCTTTTAGATGAACCGACCAACCATTTGGATGTTTACATGGTTGAGTTTTTAGAGCAGATGATTTTAAAGTCAAAATTTACCCTTCTCTTCATTTCGCATGATCGTTATTTTATCGACCATCTTGCCACGCGTACGATTGAAATCGATGATGGCAACGTGCGAAGCTTCGAGGGAGGATACGAAAATTATCTTACATGTAAAGAACTTTTGATCTTATCACTGCAAAAACAGCATGAAAATCTGCTCAAATACCTCAAAGGCGAAGAAGAGTGGCTGAGGCGTGGTGTTAAAGCAAGACTCAAGCGCAATGAAGGGCGAAAACAGAGGGTTTTTGAACTGCGCGAGTCTGCTAAAAAGAACCCATCACTGGTTCGAAAACTCAAACTAGAACTTGAGCGCGAAAAGCATAATTTCAATGGTGAGAAGATCATCAACAAACAAAAGATGCTTTTTGAGATGTACAACATCGATAAAAAGCTAGGTAACAAACTGCTGATTAAAGACTTTAGCACGCGTATCTTGCAAAAAGATCGCATTGCGATTGTCGGAAAAAATGGCGCTGGAAAATCAACCCTGCTTAAAATCTTACTGGGCGATATGAGTGTGGATGCTGGGAAATTTGATAAAGGTGAGTTTAAAGTCGGTTATTTTGACCAACAACGCCTTATGCTGGATGATAACAAAAATCTTATCGAAACCTTTTGCCCCAATGGCGGCGACCGTGTCGATGTCAAAGGTAAAAACCTTCATGTCTTTGGCTATCTTAAAGATTTTCTCTTTCCCAAAGAGGATCTCAACAAAAAAATCGGTATTTTAAGCGGTGGAGAAAAAAACCGTGTGGCACTTGCTCTGCTTTTTTCGCAAGAGGTGGATTGTTTGATTTTGGATGAACCGACGAATGATTTGGATATTCCTACGATTAATATTTTAGAAGAGTACATTCAAAGCTTCGGAGGTGCGGTTATTTTTGTCAGCCATGACCGTTACTTTGTTGATAAAATTGCAAGCAAGCTGTATGTGTTTAAAGGTGAAGGGATCATTGAAGAGAGTTACCAAGGTTACAGCGAATATTTAGAGATTGAAAAAGAGATCAAAGAGTTAGATGCCATGGAAGCAATCCAAGAAGTATCCTCAGAGGAGAAAGAAGAGCCAAAGGCACAAAAAGCTAAAGAGAGTGTGCCAACAAAACTCAGTTATAAAGAACAGCGTGCGCTTGAAACCTTGCCACTGCAAATTCAAACACTGGAAGATGAAATCATCGCGATTAAAAAATGTCTTGAAGATCCTGAGTGTTATCAACAGATTGGTCTTACGAAGCTGAGTCAAAATCTCGAAGAGAAAGAGGCACGCTTAGAGCCTCTAATTGAAGAGCTTTTAGAGATAGAAGAGAAAGTTGAGATGATGCAAAGAGGCTAA
- the ftsA gene encoding cell division protein FtsA, with protein sequence MSTTILGIDIGSTKICAIIAQKNDDGDVKILGAGIAKSQGLKKGIITNIDLASKSIRNALNDAKRVAGTQYEKVIVSISGAYTKSVDSSGIVNIPNRDIGIKEINRAMQMADHNANIPNEYEKLHVLPYNFKVDDQEFIEDPLGMNGARLEVQVHIITAQKSSLSNLRKAVKSAGVEIDNIVLGCYASAIAVLNHDERELGVAVIDMGGATCNVMIHAGNSMRFNDYLGVGSLNITNDLSTALHTPLGAAEEIKINYGSLKSNSNELIELPVIGDDGSTHEVSLNIVSNVIYVRVEETLMILAKTLEDSSFKEQIGAGVVLTGGMTKLDGIRELASAIFDNVPIRIAKPREMDGLFETLRDPSYATAIGLVLYGGGHFTPYEIDSNKKLRYKDETIEPTKHHHQETFDDGEEAEENEIGTLPASESNAKEKLKDLANIQEEHSEGFGSKLWNRLTQLF encoded by the coding sequence TTGAGCACTACGATTTTAGGTATCGACATTGGTTCAACCAAGATTTGCGCTATTATCGCTCAAAAAAACGATGATGGCGATGTCAAAATCTTAGGGGCAGGTATTGCAAAGTCTCAAGGTCTTAAAAAAGGTATTATTACCAATATTGACCTTGCATCAAAGTCGATTCGTAATGCACTCAATGATGCAAAAAGAGTCGCAGGAACGCAGTACGAAAAAGTCATCGTTTCGATCTCTGGCGCGTACACAAAAAGTGTTGATAGCAGTGGCATTGTCAACATTCCTAACCGTGATATTGGCATCAAAGAGATCAATCGTGCGATGCAAATGGCAGATCACAATGCCAACATTCCGAACGAATATGAAAAACTGCACGTACTCCCTTACAATTTCAAAGTAGACGATCAAGAGTTTATTGAAGATCCTCTTGGCATGAATGGCGCGCGCCTTGAGGTGCAAGTCCATATTATTACCGCTCAAAAATCATCCCTAAGTAACCTTAGAAAAGCCGTTAAATCAGCAGGTGTTGAGATTGACAACATCGTTCTTGGCTGTTATGCCTCAGCGATTGCCGTTTTAAATCACGATGAGAGAGAACTGGGCGTTGCGGTGATTGATATGGGTGGCGCTACATGTAATGTGATGATCCATGCAGGTAATTCCATGCGTTTTAACGACTATTTAGGTGTAGGCTCACTCAATATCACGAATGATCTCTCAACTGCTCTTCATACACCACTGGGTGCAGCAGAAGAGATCAAAATCAATTATGGCTCACTCAAAAGCAATTCCAATGAACTGATCGAACTCCCTGTCATTGGGGATGATGGTTCGACTCACGAAGTCTCTCTCAATATTGTCTCTAATGTTATTTATGTGAGGGTTGAAGAGACACTGATGATCTTAGCCAAAACACTTGAAGACAGTAGTTTTAAAGAACAAATTGGTGCAGGTGTCGTGTTAACAGGTGGAATGACAAAGCTCGATGGCATTAGAGAATTGGCATCCGCCATTTTCGACAATGTGCCTATCAGAATTGCCAAACCAAGAGAGATGGATGGACTCTTTGAGACACTCAGAGATCCAAGCTATGCAACAGCCATTGGTCTTGTTTTGTACGGCGGAGGTCACTTCACACCGTATGAGATCGATTCTAACAAAAAATTACGCTACAAAGATGAGACGATAGAACCAACCAAACACCACCACCAAGAGACATTTGATGATGGTGAAGAGGCTGAGGAAAATGAAATTGGAACACTTCCTGCTTCAGAGAGTAATGCAAAAGAGAAATTAAAAGATCTTGCAAACATCCAGGAAGAACATAGCGAGGGTTTTGGCTCAAAACTATGGAACAGACTGACACAATTATTTTAA